The sequence TAACAAATACAAGGGTGGAATCTACATGGTCTTTGAGTACATGGACCATGACTTGACCGGACTCGCTGATCGCCCTGGACTCAGATTCACTGTTCCTCAGATCAAGGTATTTTGCATGGTTGTTGTTAGCCTTTGCAAAACCTTACTTTGTTCCAACTCTCTCTGACATTTCTCGACATATGTAAACTCAAAAGTGTTACATGAAGCAACTTCTCACTGGCCTTCACTATTGTCATGTGAATCAAGTGCTTCACCGTGATATTAAAGGTGACTAATCCCAAAAATTACATTTTGGTTGTCTCAACCTTTAAGTTGCTAAGTTTAACACATTTATCTTTGGTGCAGGATCTAATCTACTTATTGATAATGAGGGAAATTTAAAGCTTGCTGATTTTGGGCTTGCAAGATCATACTCTCATGATCATAGTGGGAATCTCACAAACCGTGTCATTACATTGTGGTATAGGTATGTGTATCCCTACAAACTTTGAagctgtatatatatataagtgagagcaatgttcaagaaatcgctaGGCGGTGGTTAGGCATTGATAATTAGGCGGGCGTCTAGACCGATTTTTTAGAATTATCGATTatcgatttttagaacactgagtGTTGCTTATTCATGCATCATGTATTGGTTATTGCCTCAGGCCTCCTGAGTTGCTGCTTGGTGCCACAAAGTATGGACCAGCGATCGACATGTGGTCGGTTGGTTGCATATTTGCTGAGCTTTTGAATGGTAAACCAATCTTGCCTGGTAAAACTGAGGTAAGGATCTTTCAGAGTATCTCTGGTATGCTTTAGTAGACTCTACTTTGATGTTGGTTCCACTTACAAGCATTTTACTCAAATGTTTTGTTTGTACAGAGTGAACAATTGAATAAGATATATGAGCTCTGTGGATCACCTGATGAGAACAACTGGCCTGGGGTTACGAAGATGCCTTGGTATAACCAAATGAAATCGTCTCGGCCTTTGAAGAGACGTGTGAGAGAGGTCTACCGACAGTAAGTATATAGTTGCAACACTTCTCTTTGATCAAGGAGAGATCTCATTGTGGCTTTTTTTCTCTTGTGCTATAGCTTCGATCGCCATGCTCTTGAGCTACTGGAGAAAATGCTGGTGCTTGACCCGTCTCAGAGAATATCCGCAAAGGATGCTCTCGACGCAGAGTACTTTTGGACTGACCCGTTGCCCTGTGATCCAAAGAGGTAATCAAATTCTCCAAGTTTGTTATCGGTTATGATAATATAACCTCATATGACTTGACAATGGTTCATGTTCCTTAAACAGTCTACCGACATATGAGTCCTCACACGAGTTCCAGACAAAGAAAAAGCGGCAACAAATGCGTCACAACGAGGAAGCAGCCAAGAAACAGAAACTCCAGCATCCTCAGCAGCAGCAACACTCTCGTTTGCCACCACAGCAACACGGCGTTGGTCAGTCTCACGCCGCTCCACATTGGCCTGGTGGACCAAACCACCCTATTAACAACGGACCACCACCACAACTACCTGCTGGCGGACCTAGCGGCCACAATTACTATCAAAAGGCCCGTGTTGGTGGTGCACCTGGTCCAAACAGGTACCCTCCTGGCGGAAACCAAACCGGTGGTTATAATAATAGTCAGAGCCGTGGAGGTTACAGCAGCGGATCGTATCCTCCACAAGGTCGAGGTGGTGCACCATATGGCGGCGCTGGTCCTAGAGGACCTAGTGGTGGCTATGGTGCTGGACCACCTAACTACTCACAAGGTGGTGGTGGTCAGTACGGTGGCTCTGGAAGAGGTCAGAACCCTATGGGTGGTGCTAGAAACCAACAATATGGATGGCAACCGTAAACACTCTAATGTGGTGTGGTCTTGACTTTGATGTCTCAAAGGCAATTGTGATTCTAGTGATGAAGACTTATCTTGGAGAAGACAAGAATCTgtgatgttgtatttctctgtCTTTATGGCATTTTCCCAAACATTGTAGTGAATATGTATGTTTAGATATTGTTTACACGACCAAGCTTTTATAAATCAGAACACAGGAAACCAAATTGGAGTTTCCTTATCTTTATTATattcaatgttctaaaaatcggggCATATAGACCATGACCGTATATtgatctaaattaaataaaaatattagtgtaaatcacaaaatttatctaatttattttttatatatatattttttataattgatcaaaataattttataattaaagtcaaaattaaaatttcagatGTAAATgtagaatatataaaaaacaatatgaaGCGCCTAAGTTACATCTAGTTACATCATAagattttttgaacttttttattttgcaaCAAGTTGTTTCACAAACAAAATGCCCAAGTAAAAGTGGATACAAAGCTTCAGATTCAGAGTAAAATCCCTCAAAACAAAGAACTCTTCTCAGAAGTAACTTGAAGCCATAAGACCAGCTATTGTGCTGATTCTACCTTCATGACAACTTTCATGAACTCATATACAAAGTAACTACTGTCTACTGAATATCATAGATGCCGTAGAACACAGCTCCTGCAGGAGCCATGCTCACAAGCGaaggcacaagacctttgtatAGCGAGAAGAAACCTTCTGTCTGAACCATGTGACGGAACGCGCCGACCACACCGCCTAACGCCTCTCCGCCAGGTGCAACCATAACCGTTCTTACGGTATCTAGCGGTAGACAAAGCAAGCAAGCTGTTACTCCGGCGGCTGCGCCGGCGATAAACCTCTCGAAGTTAGTGGTTACTTCGTTCCCGGAGAGTTTCAGAAGCTGGCCTCTGTATGTGTCATATGCGTAGAAGTTGATGGACTTGAAAGGAGCGGTCCGGAGAATGTTAACCAAGTTTCCATTCCAGAATCCTCTAACGCCTTCGGTTGTTGCGATCATCTGAATGAGTCCAAGAAGGTTTCGTTGCTCTCCACGGACTATGTACTCTAGCTTCATCCGCTCAAGTGGTGCAATGCAAGTTCTGTCTCAAACCAAAAGCCTATAACCCAATGAGCCACCCCAACttcaataaccaaattaatacTAAGCAATGTTTTAAAAACTAGTTATATCcaaaacaattttcttaaaatctgatTTATGCGATTTTAAATCGGTTTAAACAGTTCTAAAtccattaaaattaatttaaatcgatctaaattaatataaatctgtttaatcaaataataatattagtacAAGTCCATAAATttgtctaaatatttttttgtacatctaatttttataattaagcaaaataattttataattaaaaactaaatatctaacataaatgtaaaatatattaaaaattattaatattctttAGTCTACTTATAATCCCGGTAGTTCTCTAAGCGAATTAGTTACAGGGCTAgtgatttcttgaacattgataCTAAGTAGTAAGCAACCATAACACACTAGAAAGTCTACACCTATAGACTAACTATTGAACTATAATGAtacaaatctaatataaaacCTCTCATGAGTATCAAagtaaagaagagaaagagagagacctTGAAACAATGGCAGCAAAAGCTCCAGCCCATAGATGCTTGGTGGTGTTGAGAGCAGCTCCTTATCCATTCTCCGTAACACTTAATCTTCTTCTCCCCGGCTTCTTGGATCAACACAAAGTCTTTCAACTGAAGAGACTTATAGCCGTTTTGACCATTATACCCTTTACTTTTTTCTTCCTTTATAGATAAACTGACTGACAGAAACAGAGGTCCTATGGTCCTATCTCGTCTCCTAAGTTTCGAAAAACTCGACTTTCCGACAAAACGCATCGAACTGACTGTACAGTTCTTACAGGGAACGAACGAGACAGACGAAGAAGGAACAGATTCGTCGAGAAAAAATCCTCCGTGATCTGATGATTCTGATCTGATTGTGTCAGCAAGGCATCGATCAAGGCCACACATTTTTATTGAGTTTCAATTAGAAAGTCTTCTCAAGCGTCAAGCTTTAAGCTTTCATCTATGTCACTGCTCACTACTACCATTGTTCTCAGGGGAAGAGAATATTAGGTGGTGCATTTTTCTGGTGACGATGAAAATATTGTTGACACATCATCATTCGTTTTctatggtttaatgtgtctaATATTGTGGGCCGAACTTAAGCTTCCAGCCCGTTAGTATCCGCCTTGCACAGTTCACAATACCATGAGAACTGAGAAAGGACATGGAATCAAAGAGCTAAGGATTGGTAAAGAACATAAAACTTGGATTCAGATCGTTACATAGACTCGTTTCATGTATTAAACTATGGatgtaataataaaaattcagaGATGTGGATGAAGTTGAGATTGAGCTCGCTCAGCTTGACAAAAGGTGGAAGTGAATCAAAACCTCCTATCAAGTACGAGAATATGGAATGAAAGACAGTTTGAGAGAGAGGAAAGCATGGCTGTCGAAGCCGTGACTCCTATCACTAATTATTGTCTTTATTACCATTGAAAGAGTATCTAGTCTCTACCTTTGTTTCATTGGTTTGGGATTCAATATTTTAGGAAGCTTGTTTCTTGTAAACTTTTCCTAGCTATAAAACCGTCGGTCTTATTCTTATAATagttcatattttaatttgaaaacctttataataataaaaattcttCTTGATGGTCCAAAAATCACTTTCATTTTGATATTCAGTTAGCAGCTAGCTTGTGAATGGAGAAGATGGAAATGTTCAAACAAATCCTGGAGGCTTCATAATTCAGATTTTGAACGTGGCTTGATGAATCCGAATCTTTTAGTTTTGAGTATTTGTATCACTGCAGCTTGTTCTGTTTGACTTGATTATTCAGACTATATTTGATTAGTAATATTAAGTGGTAATTATAAAGCAACCAAGACTCCGTGGCCCAATGGATAAGGCGCTGGTCTACGAAACCAGAGATTCTGGGTTTGATCCCCAGCGGAGTCGCTTCGTTTttgtatttacttttttttcccCTGTCTTCGACGCTTCTATACGTGTTTTTAATCTGGGAATAAAAACTTTCGCAGATAAACTAAACCTAATTTGCTGTACTACATATATACATACCTGTATGGCATCTTAACTTTTTCTCTTcttaatataaattagtttaatcTAATTTGAGTAGACGAAATAACTGCTCCCCTTTCAGACGTCAGCTTTACAGCCAAACAGAACTACATGCAAAGTTAAGAAATGAAAATCtcgtttttgaaatatttttttaatatatcggccttcagttttttttattaaatcaatTATTAATACATATCAACTCCATTAAGTAAAGCGttactcatcatcatcattcatcaGCAATTCAGCATCATCTCTTTCCACATCGTATACGGTATatctttccatatataccatttAAGTAATACTAACAGTTAAGAGAATGATTAAAAATGTATTGGCTCAATTATTTAAACTAGTTACTTGTATATAATATAGTAAGTTATATTATATGCGACTAGAATCCAGATGTTTAGTTCTCTTAGAAGTTGGATtatttttgaaagaattttGGGGAAATTTCAGTTTTAccacaaattttatattattttataaagttattttaaagtataattattttcataaatatcttaagtttgtaattaaaaaccgtttaaatcaataatttatataaaaaatataaaagtttataaactcaACTCCACAGCTAaataaaatcctaaaaaaaataatatttaaaccataaatttaatgtttaaatatttttgattgaatGTATTTCTGAAAATTGGTaaccaaattataatattttaaacaatttttcaaGATTTTTTAAACTTAACTTAGTATTATACTCCTTTTGAAATTTGATCTTAATTATAGCCTTTTCTGAGAAACTTTCTTTCTGAAATTATGATTGCTTGCGGATCAGTTTATACTTAGCTTgattcattttcattaaacccAAATTTGAATTGCTtactatttattaattttttaaaat is a genomic window of Brassica napus cultivar Da-Ae chromosome A2, Da-Ae, whole genome shotgun sequence containing:
- the LOC106382886 gene encoding cyclin-dependent kinase C-2, with protein sequence MAAAACGQLNLEEPTPIRGSRSVDCFEKLEQIGEGTYGQVYMAKDIKTGEIVALKKIRMDNEREGFPITAIREIKILKKLHHENVIHLKEIVTSPGRDRDDQGKPDNNKYKGGIYMVFEYMDHDLTGLADRPGLRFTVPQIKCYMKQLLTGLHYCHVNQVLHRDIKGSNLLIDNEGNLKLADFGLARSYSHDHSGNLTNRVITLWYRPPELLLGATKYGPAIDMWSVGCIFAELLNGKPILPGKTESEQLNKIYELCGSPDENNWPGVTKMPWYNQMKSSRPLKRRVREVYRHFDRHALELLEKMLVLDPSQRISAKDALDAEYFWTDPLPCDPKSLPTYESSHEFQTKKKRQQMRHNEEAAKKQKLQHPQQQQHSRLPPQQHGVGQSHAAPHWPGGPNHPINNGPPPQLPAGGPSGHNYYQKARVGGAPGPNRYPPGGNQTGGYNNSQSRGGYSSGSYPPQGRGGAPYGGAGPRGPSGGYGAGPPNYSQGGGGQYGGSGRGQNPMGGARNQQYGWQP
- the LOC125588865 gene encoding probable mitochondrial adenine nucleotide transporter BTL3 gives rise to the protein MKLEYIVRGEQRNLLGLIQMIATTEGVRGFWNGNLVNILRTAPFKSINFYAYDTYRGQLLKLSGNEVTTNFERFIAGAAAGVTACLLCLPLDTVRTVMVAPGGEALGGVVGAFRHMVQTEGFFSLYKGLVPSLVSMAPAGAVFYGIYDIQ